In a genomic window of Zingiber officinale cultivar Zhangliang chromosome 9B, Zo_v1.1, whole genome shotgun sequence:
- the LOC122022394 gene encoding cyclic dof factor 1-like, which yields MAEKRGIAAAIKLFGKTITLQREGGGAGDKPQGTAARPHEETADSREMNESSTHPSIVKEEDGSTKKSTFDEQSKEKIVTLKKPDKILPCPRCRSMDTKFCYYNNYNVNQPRHFCKNCQRYWTAGGTMRNVPVGAGRRKNKNPCQYRHISIPESALQALRFDEPSARYPCLTTNGTVLAFGSDTPLCNSASMISSKMEEASGVAPNQEANTQIPCFNGSTWPFPWNTPLPFCAPNVPIPVYPAAAYWSCAVEPGTWNTPRLSEPGKRVRDGEDGCRQVDPAKTFRIDDSEAAAKSSIWTMDRENITVNGGGLLKAFLPKDNIKNHAPEAPSLLHANPAALARSLHFQESS from the exons ATGGCAGAGAAAAGAGGCATCGCCGCCGCGATCAAGCTCTTCGGGAAGACGATAACATTGCAGCGAGAAGGCGGCGGGGCAGGAGATAAG CCTCAGGGAACTGCTGCGAGACCTCACGAGGAAACAGCAGACTCGCGAGAGATGAATGAGTCTTCCACCCATCCTTCCATCGTTAAGGAGGAGGATGGCTCCACTAAGAAATCGACGTTCGACGAACAATCGAAAGAGAAAATTGTGACTCTGAAGAAGCCCGACAAGATACTCCCTTGCCCACGGTGCAGAAGCATGGACACCAAGTTCTGCTACTACAACAACTACAATGTGAACCAGCCCAGGCACTTCTGCAAGAACTGCCAAAGGTACTGGACTGCAGGAGGCACCATGAGGAACGTCCCCGTCGGAGCTGGTCGACGCAAGAACAAGAACCCGTGCCAGTACCGGCACATTTCGATACCCGAATCTGCTCTCCAAGCTCTCCGATTCGATGAGCCCTCAGCTCGTTACCCATGTTTAACCACCAATGGCACTGTGCTCGCCTTTGGCTCTGACACTCCTCTATGCAACTCAGCTTCCATGATCAGCTCAAAGATGGAAGAGGCATCCGGAGTCGCACCGAATCAAGAGGCAAACACTCAGATTCCATGTTTCAACGGATCTACCTGGCCATTTCCATGGAACACACCACTTCCTTTTTGTGCGCCGAACGTACCGATTCCGGTCTACCCCGCCGCAGCTTACTGGAGCTGCGCGGTGGAGCCCGGGACATGGAACACTCCACGGCTCTCTGAGCCAGGCAAGCGTGTTCGAGATGGGGAAGATGGATGCAGGCAGGTCGATCCTGCCAAAACATTCAGGATCGATGACTCTGAAGCAGCAGCAAAGAGCTCTATATGGACGATGGACAGAGAGAACATCACAGTCAACGGCGGAGGGCTCCTCAAGGCCTTCCTACCCAAGGACAACATCAAGAACCATGCACCGGAGGCACCGTCACTGCTGCATGCCAACCCTGCAGCACTTGCTCGATCCCTGCACTTCCAGGAGAGCTCTTAG
- the LOC122025736 gene encoding transcription factor MYB105-like gives MSPVSSNRSDECGHEAKFCASRGHWKLQEDCRLRELVAIHGPQNWNLIAAEMQGRSGKSCRLRWFNQLNPSIDRSTFSEKEDEKLLAAQKLYGNKWSMIAGLFPGRTDNMVKNHWHVLMAKKWREEQADGYRKRRLRQFGVQRRIGAATIRGYASCTEASSVKENGESSCFETNASPSFIDFLGVGDT, from the exons ATGAGTCCTGTTTCCAGTAACAGGTCAGATGAATGTGGCCATGAGGCCAAGTTTTGTGCTAGTAGAGGTCATTGGAAGCTTCAGGAAGACTGCAGGCTAAGAGAACTGGTGGCAATCCATGGCCCTCAGAATTGGAATCTCATAGCTGCAGAGATGCAAGGAAGGTCTG GGAAGAGCTGCAGGTTGAGATGGTTCAATCAGCTCAATCCGAGCATCGACCGATCCACATTCAGCGAGAAGGAGGACGAGAAGCTACTGGCTGCTCAGAAACTGTACGGGAACAAATGGTCTATGATCGCCGGTCTCTTCCCCGGCCGGACCGACAACATGGTCAAGAACCACTGGCATGTGCTCATGGCGAAGAAGTGGAGAGAGGAGCAGGCTGATGGTTACAGGAAAAGGAGGCTCAGACAATTTGGTGTTCAGAGAAGGATTGGAGCAGCCACCATTAGAGGCTATGCTTCATGCACCGAGGCATCATCAGTCAAAGAAAATGGAGAGAGCAGCTGCTTTGAGACTAATGCATCACCTTCGTTCATAGATTTTCTTGGCGTAGGAGACACTTGA